DNA from Synechococcus elongatus PCC 6301:
TGGGTGAACCGCGCAACTTTGGCAAAGAGATTCCCGTCGCGGAAACCACCTTTGACAACAGTCAACGCCTCCTGAGCGTCCGGTTTGCCCAGCCTGTAGCGCCCGGGCAGCAAATTACGATTGTCGTTAGACCGCAGCTGAACCCCGATACGGCTGGAACTTACCTGTGGGGCATTACGGCCTATCCGGCGGGTGAGCAACCCGCTGGTCAGTTCTTGGGCTTTGGCCGCATCAACATCTATGATTCCAGCACCTACCGAACCAGTCGCTAGCCGCCATCACCTGCCGGTTCAGCAAGAAGCACTCAGTCTCTGGACAAGCGACGGCATTCGCTTGGATGCCGACCTCTATCGGCCGCAAACGGGGGAGCCCTTGCCCTTGCTACTGATGCGCCAGCCCTACGGACGGGCGATCGCCTCCACGGTGGTCTATGCCCATCCACGCTGGTATGCCGAGCAAGGCTATCTCGTGCTGGTGCAGGATGTACGAGGCTGCGGCAGTTCGACCGGTGAGTTTCAGCTATTTGCTCACGAAGCGGCAGACGGTGCCGAGACGATCGCTTGGGCACAGCAACTGCCGGGATGCAATGGCCGGATTGGGCTCTACGGTTTTTCCTACCAAGGCATGACCCAGCTCTACGCTGCCAGTCAGGCCAGTGGTGCGGTGCGAGCGATCGCACCCGCCATGTTGGGGCCAGATCTCTACCGACACTGGGCCACGGAAGGGGGGGCTTTTCGCCTGCAGCTCAGTTTGGCTTGGGCACTACAACTAGCGGGACTCCAAGCCCAGCGGCAACAAGATCAGCAAGCTTGGCAACAGTTACGAGCGGCGGGTCAGCAGCTGCAATCGGAAGCGGGAATCCAAGCAGCAGAGACTCTGTTGCGCTCCATCGATCCCCACTCATTTTACTTCGATTGGCAGCGATCGCCCGAGGATGCTTACTGGACCGCGATCGCCCCCAATCTGGCTCCAATTGATCTTCCTGCTCTGCACATTGGCGGCTGGTTTGATCCCTACCTGAATGGCACGATCGCGACCTATGAAATCCTGAAGCAGCAAACCACGACTCCCCAATGGCTACGGATTGGGCCTTGGGCGCATCTCCCTTGGGGTCGCAAGGCTGGAGCGATCGATTTTGGCCCTACCGCGATCAGCCCAATCGACGAGCTACAGGTGCGTTGGTTCGATGCTTGGCTTAAGGATCAGCCCGAGCGCCTCCAGGATGAGCCGGCGATCGCGGTCTTTGAAATGGGTCGCAACCAGTGGCGATCACTTGCCGATTGGCCAACAGGAACATCACAAGTTTGGTCGATCGCCAGTGATGGGCTAGCAGCGATGCGCAGCGATCGCGGGCAGTTGCAACGGGCTGCCGCCGATCGCGAGACTTTCGACGTCGTCGTCCATGATCCTTGGCGGCCTGTACCGAACCTGGGCGGCCATAACGGCTTGGCAGCCGGGCCACAGGAGCGCAGCGGGCTGGAGGAACGTAGCGATATTCTCAAGTACCGCAGTCAACCTCTCTCGTCTGACCTCTTGATCTGCGGACAACCGCGTCTCTATCTGATCTGTGAGAGCGATCGTCCCAGTTGGGATCTCTGCGTGGTGCTGTCGCGCCAAACCGCTCGTGGTTTATGGGACTTCAGCCAAGGGTTTCGACGGATTGCTCAAGCGGAAGCGGGTGTAGGCTATTGGGTCGATCTGCAGCCCACCTGTCAGCGCCTTTTAGCGGGCGATCGCCTCTGCCTGAGCATTAGCCTTGCCGCCTATCCAGCCTTTGCCGTCAATCCTGGCCAGAGCGGACAACCAACGGCTACGGTGCCCGCTGAGGCACGGATCATTACCCTGCAAGTGCAGTCAGCAGGAAGCTTTTTGGAGTTACCAACCGTTGCGATCGCTGCCAGTTCCGAGTCAGCCTGATAAGCTACCGCTGATACCGCGGAAGTTGATATGAATCGCTCGTTGCGTCTGGCTTCACTGGGTTGTGCTGCTGCCGTACTGGTCACTGCACCGTGGCAGGGGACTGCGATCGCGACTGCTCAAACCCCCTCAGTCAATGAGACCGTTCAATCATTCAGTCAACTGGTGCAGCGGACCTACGCTTTTCTCCAAGCTTTCCAAAAAGACGACACCAGCTAGCATCCTCAAGTTGCTCGAGCCGCGCCTCGCCGCCGCCCTCACCAACAATGATCTGCGGGCCAACATCCGCGACAGTCGGGCCAAGCTCGGCAAGGTCAATGGGTCTTCCATTGCTGCTATTGATCAACGGCCGGGGTTAGATACGGTCACTGTTTTGATGCAAACAAATACTGGTCAGTTCCGACTGCGCCTGCTGTTTAATCAGCAAGAGCAGGTTGTCGGCTACGACCTACCCGACTTCGTTGAGCCGCCCGAAGCAGTCGCCCGCAACTTTGTCCAAGCTCTTCCCAAAAATCAATCGCTCAAGGCCCGCGCCTTGCTCAGTCCGCTGCTGAAGACCGAGCTCTTCCCCCAGCAAGTGGAGCAGCGCTGGACGACTTTGCAACAACGCACCGGGCCATTTCAGCAAATTGTGAATGTCCGCAATGCTGGCACCGAAGCGGGGATCACGCTCCTGCTGGTCGAAGTGCGCTTCCGCAACGCTGACGACTCCCTCTTCATTTCTCTGGATGGCGACAATCGCATTACAAACGTCGATTTCCCGGAGAATCCGCGCCCAAACTAAGAGCAAAGCCGATCGAAAGGGTGCGCGATGGCGGTGCGCAAGTTAGGCGTTCTCACCAGTGGCGGCGATTGCCCAGGCCTCAATGCTGTGATTCGAGCGATCGCCCGTCATGCCGTTGGCAATTACGGCTGGGAGCTCTGGGGGATTGCCTACGCCACTCAAGGGCTCCTCAAGCGGCAAGCGATCGCCCTGTCCCCCCACCACTTCGATCGGCAGAGTCTTGACCCGTTGCTCTGCAGCGGTGGCACCATCCTCGGGTCCATCAATCGGGGCGATACCCTTGCCCACCAAGCCGAAATTCTGGCTGGCTATCAGGAACTTGGCTTGGATGCCCTGATTGGCATTGGCGGCGATGGCAGTCTGGCCATTCTGCGGCAGCTAGCCGAAGCGGGTCGTTGGCAGTTCATCGGCATCCCAAAAACCATCGACAACGATGTAGCGCTGACTGAGCGGGCGATCGGGTTTGATACCGCCATTCACACCGTTGCGGAAGCCCTGCTGAGTTTGGGCAGCACAGCAGCCAGCCACGATCGCATCATGATTGCCGAGGTTATGGGTCGCCAGTCGGGGCATTTGGCCCTACAGGGCGGCATTGCCGGAGGCGCCGACGTCATTCTCTTGCCAGAAATTCCCTATCGACTGCTGGAGCTCTGTCACTACTTACAGCAACTGCGCGATCGCTGGCAGCGTCGCTATGCCGTGATTGCGATCGCGGAAGGCACCCATCATCCCCCCGAGGTCACTCAAGGACCTGGCAGCTTGGGCGAACAATTGGTTCAGGCAATCACCGCCCAGGATCCGACATTAGATGCCCGTGTCACCGTCTTGGGTCATGTGCAGCGCGGTGGTAACCCCGTAGCGAGCGATCGCCTTTTGGCTACTCAGATGGGCTACGCCGCTGTAGAACGGCTTGCCGCAGGTGCCTCCGGCGAAATGATGGCTTGGCAGGGCGGGCGGGTTGTCAGCGTTCCGCTCGAAGCCGTCTGCCTCCAAAGCCCTACCTTGGTTGATCCTCACAGTCCGCCCGTCGATACCGCTGCAGGGCTGGGAATTTTTCTGGGCGATCGCAGTCTGACTCCTTGGCGGGGTTCAGCGTGCCCCACCCATTGATCGACAGCAGTCTCTAAGGTTCAGGCGTGGATTGATCTACGGGCTCCTCAACCAGCTGATCTTCCTGATCGGAGCCTTGCAAAAGCAAGCGTAAACCAATCACCACAAAACCCACGATCGCCGCCAACTTCAGCCACTGCGGCGGAATGTAATCTGCGATCTGGTCACCTAAAACCACACCGATCAGACTGGCGAGGACCAAAGCACTGGCGGTTCCGAAAAAGACGGCTCGAGGCGATCGTGAACTCCCACCGAGCGCTACCGCTGCCACTTGGCTTTTATCACCCAGTTCCGACAGAAACACTGCCAGGAAACTCGCACCCAACAACTGCCAATCCATTGCCTTAGCTCCAGTGCTGCCAGAGATCCCAACTCAGGACTGCTGCGATCGCTAGCAGCGTCACGCCAGCTGCAACATCCAGGGTGCGTGGGGCAATATGTTGCGCCAGCCAACGACCTACCAGAACGCCCAGCAAACTCGTGCTGATCAAGGCTGTCGCTGCACCGGTAAACACAATCCAAGGCCGATGGGACTCCACTGTCATCAGCAACGTGGTGACCTGGGTTTTGTCGCCGAGTTCGGCCAGAAAAATGGTCAGAAAAGTCGAGACAAACACACCCCAAGCTGAAGACCGACCCGGACTGGCTTCGGTGAGCGTTGGCGTCTCTAGGTCAGAAGAAGGAGCAGCCACAGCATCTTTTCATAATCGTTTCATAAACTTAGCATTGCTTTAGGGTTCAAAGGTCCTCTAGCACC
Protein-coding regions in this window:
- a CDS encoding DUF2808 domain-containing protein yields the protein MTLQQTEGVDRFFQFRLDATRAYVGEPRNFGKEIPVAETTFDNSQRLLSVRFAQPVAPGQQITIVVRPQLNPDTAGTYLWGITAYPAGEQPAGQFLGFGRINIYDSSTYRTSR
- a CDS encoding CocE/NonD family hydrolase, with amino-acid sequence MIPAPTEPVASRHHLPVQQEALSLWTSDGIRLDADLYRPQTGEPLPLLLMRQPYGRAIASTVVYAHPRWYAEQGYLVLVQDVRGCGSSTGEFQLFAHEAADGAETIAWAQQLPGCNGRIGLYGFSYQGMTQLYAASQASGAVRAIAPAMLGPDLYRHWATEGGAFRLQLSLAWALQLAGLQAQRQQDQQAWQQLRAAGQQLQSEAGIQAAETLLRSIDPHSFYFDWQRSPEDAYWTAIAPNLAPIDLPALHIGGWFDPYLNGTIATYEILKQQTTTPQWLRIGPWAHLPWGRKAGAIDFGPTAISPIDELQVRWFDAWLKDQPERLQDEPAIAVFEMGRNQWRSLADWPTGTSQVWSIASDGLAAMRSDRGQLQRAAADRETFDVVVHDPWRPVPNLGGHNGLAAGPQERSGLEERSDILKYRSQPLSSDLLICGQPRLYLICESDRPSWDLCVVLSRQTARGLWDFSQGFRRIAQAEAGVGYWVDLQPTCQRLLAGDRLCLSISLAAYPAFAVNPGQSGQPTATVPAEARIITLQVQSAGSFLELPTVAIAASSESA
- a CDS encoding DUF3887 domain-containing protein — its product is MLEPRLAAALTNNDLRANIRDSRAKLGKVNGSSIAAIDQRPGLDTVTVLMQTNTGQFRLRLLFNQQEQVVGYDLPDFVEPPEAVARNFVQALPKNQSLKARALLSPLLKTELFPQQVEQRWTTLQQRTGPFQQIVNVRNAGTEAGITLLLVEVRFRNADDSLFISLDGDNRITNVDFPENPRPN
- a CDS encoding ATP-dependent 6-phosphofructokinase, which codes for MAVRKLGVLTSGGDCPGLNAVIRAIARHAVGNYGWELWGIAYATQGLLKRQAIALSPHHFDRQSLDPLLCSGGTILGSINRGDTLAHQAEILAGYQELGLDALIGIGGDGSLAILRQLAEAGRWQFIGIPKTIDNDVALTERAIGFDTAIHTVAEALLSLGSTAASHDRIMIAEVMGRQSGHLALQGGIAGGADVILLPEIPYRLLELCHYLQQLRDRWQRRYAVIAIAEGTHHPPEVTQGPGSLGEQLVQAITAQDPTLDARVTVLGHVQRGGNPVASDRLLATQMGYAAVERLAAGASGEMMAWQGGRVVSVPLEAVCLQSPTLVDPHSPPVDTAAGLGIFLGDRSLTPWRGSACPTH
- a CDS encoding TMEM165/GDT1 family protein, which produces MDWQLLGASFLAVFLSELGDKSQVAAVALGGSSRSPRAVFFGTASALVLASLIGVVLGDQIADYIPPQWLKLAAIVGFVVIGLRLLLQGSDQEDQLVEEPVDQSTPEP
- a CDS encoding TMEM165/GDT1 family protein gives rise to the protein MAAPSSDLETPTLTEASPGRSSAWGVFVSTFLTIFLAELGDKTQVTTLLMTVESHRPWIVFTGAATALISTSLLGVLVGRWLAQHIAPRTLDVAAGVTLLAIAAVLSWDLWQHWS